From Nocardia sp. NBC_00416:
GGCGGCGACGCCCACCAGCAGCGCCCCGGCGAGGCCGGGGCCGATCGTCACCGCCAGCGCGTCCGGCGCGGTGATCCCGGCGGTCGACAGGGCCCGCCGCATGGCCGGGACGATCGCCTCCAGATGAGCGCGTGAGGCGATCTCGGGGACCACTCCGCCGAACCGCGCGTGCTCGGCCACACTCGAGGCGACTTCGTCGGCCAGCAGTTCGCAGCTGCCGTCCGGGTGGCGGCGCACGATACCGACCCCGGTTTCGTCGCAGGAGCTCTCGATTCCCATGACGATCACGACAGCACCTCGTCCGGGGTGCGGGCGCCGAAATCCACCGGGACATCGTCGAGCGCGGGGCGGCGCATCGTGTATGCGTCGGCGCCGCTGGGGTGGTAGTAGTTCTTGCGCAGGCCGATGATGTGGAAGCCGTGCTTGGCGTACATGGCGATCGCGGCGGCGTTATCTGTGCGCACCTCGAGGAAGACCGGCCCGCCGCGGCGCCCGGCCTCGGCGAGCAGTGCCTCGAGCAGCAGCGTGCCGATTCCGGCGCGATGACAGGTCGGGTCCACGCCGATGGTGTGCACCTCGGCCTCCGGGTGCTCGGCGTCACCGAGCAGCGCGATCCCCGCGTAACCCACCATGTTCCCGGCGTCGTCGCGGGCGGTGATATACCGGTTGTATCCGGCGGAGATTTCCGATCGGAACGATACGGCCTGCCACGGATCGTCTTCCGGGAACAGTAGTTGTTCCAGTTCCACGCAGTCCGCGATATCGGTCAGCTCCATGGGTTCGATGCGAATTCCCATTGTCACGCTCCCATCCGGTCGAGAGTGCGGTAGCTGCGTTCGACCGCGTCGGGGC
This genomic window contains:
- the rimI gene encoding ribosomal protein S18-alanine N-acetyltransferase; its protein translation is MGIRIEPMELTDIADCVELEQLLFPEDDPWQAVSFRSEISAGYNRYITARDDAGNMVGYAGIALLGDAEHPEAEVHTIGVDPTCHRAGIGTLLLEALLAEAGRRGGPVFLEVRTDNAAAIAMYAKHGFHIIGLRKNYYHPSGADAYTMRRPALDDVPVDFGARTPDEVLS